One stretch of Acanthochromis polyacanthus isolate Apoly-LR-REF ecotype Palm Island chromosome 16, KAUST_Apoly_ChrSc, whole genome shotgun sequence DNA includes these proteins:
- the zbtb25 gene encoding zinc finger and BTB domain-containing protein 25, with protein sequence MEVSSHSLFLLQQLNVQREFGFLCDCTVAIGNVYFKAHRAVLAAFSNYFKMIFIHQSSECIKIQPTDIQPDVFSYLLHIMYTGMCPKQPVDQSRLQDGIKFLHAYQLCRKPGEGAADAATDVVRMSNLYGIQISSQLANKEASGVPKTTSVSRGAPEDGRSSGRGGRSHSQLSLAVGLEGVPSDHQPSALRNVCSVASGDDSDISTRIKQERVEEEEDGEGEEGPGVGSPSQSSSPSQGLLFKDRPLVLLCPRCGERCSSPEGLREHLFSHALDPTRLMEGLSQGGELDAGVEEGPPGAQEQLDAGCLEEALRQSQALANQLAAELRRSRGGGGGGGGGGSSPTPAILHSRKRKIACAVCSLRFSHKSQLQEHMYTHTGKPSRYHRYNRLCSQLFQASAHFCEGAAEAGGGAGGGASTGAPTALSEEANRDTQDNGSSCYSLDSEISQESVDGVPVE encoded by the exons ATGGAGGTGTCGTCTCACTCTCTCTTCCTGCTGCAGCAGCTCAACGTTCAGAGAGAGTTTGGATTCCTGTGTGACTGCACCGTCGCTATTGGAAACGTCTACTTTAAAGCTCACCGAGCTGTGCTGGCCGCCTTCTCCAACTACTTCAAGATGATCTTCATCCACCAGTCCAG TGAGTGCATAAAGATCCAACCTACAGACATCCAGCCAGATGTCTTCAGCTACCTGCTGCACATCATGTACACAGGAATGTGTCCCAAACAGCCGGTGGACCAGAGCCGGCTGCAGGATGGGATCAAGTTCCTTCACGCCTACCAGCTGTGCCGAAAACCCGGTGAGGGCGCCGCTGATGCTGCCACCGATGTGGTCCGTATGTCCAACCTGTACGGCATCCAGATCTCCTCCCAGCTGGCCAACAAGGAGGCAAGCGGAGTCCCCAAGACCACCTCAGTGTCCCGCGGGGCCCCTGAGGACGGGCGGTCCTCAGGCCGGGGTGGACGGTCCCACTCCCAGTTGTCCCTAGCCGTCGGGCTGGAGGGGGTCCCTTCAGACCATCAGCCCTCAGCGCTACGCAACGTCTGCTCCGTGGCATCCGGAGACGACTCGGACATCTCGACTCGCATCAAGCAGGAgcgggtggaggaggaggaggacggcgAGGGGGAGGAGGGTCCAGGGGTGGGGTCTCCATCTCAGAGCAGCAGCCCCAGTCAGGGCCTCCTGTTTAAAGACCGGCCCCTAGTCCTGCTGTGTCCCCGCTGTGGGGAACGCTGCTCCTCACCCGAAGGCCTACGAGAGCATTTGTTCAGCCACGCCCTCGACCCCACCCGCCTAATGGAGGGACTGTCACAGGGCGGCGAGCTGGACGCCGGCGTGGAGGAGGGGCCTCCGGGAGCCCAGGAGCAGCTGGATGCAGGATGTCTGGAGGAGGCGCTGAGACAGAGCCAGGCGCTCGCCAACCAGCTGGCTGCTGAGTTGAGGAGGAGCCGAGGGGGAggcgggggaggaggaggaggagggagcagcCCCACGCCCGCCATCCTGCACTCACGCAAACGTAAGATCGCCTGCGCCGTCTGCAGCCTGCGCTTCTCCCACAAGAGCCAGCTGCAGGAGCACATGTACACCCACACCGGCAAGCCGTCTCGCTACCACCGCTACAACCGCCTCTGCAGCCAGCTCTTCCAGGCCTCCGCCCACTTCTGCGAGGGCGCCGCGGAGGCTGGGGGAGGGGCTGGGGGCGGAGCCTCGACCGGCGCACCCACCGCCCTCTCTGAGGAGGCCAATAGAGACACTCAGGACAATGGCAGCTCCTGCTACTCCCTGGACTCTGAGATCTCCCAGGAGAGCGTGGACGGCGTGCCAGTCGAGTGA